The following are encoded in a window of Chloroflexota bacterium genomic DNA:
- a CDS encoding ABC transporter permease, protein MLGFSLRLERRLTPSRTVSMLVPVISLVLALLVAGILLILVGASPWETYKAMAIGAFGGKYNISETLVKAIPLMLTGLAVSIAFRMQFWNIGAEGQLVMGGFAAAGVALFFPERFPWLPDWSLLPLMFLAAFAVGALWGLGPALLRAWLGVNEIITTLMLNYVAILWVEYLFVGPWKDPQGFGFPGTAQFPKAAWLPRITGRVHLGLIIAIVAAVVLWLALGRTKWGYEIRVIGENPRAARYAGISLVRNIVLVMIVSGGLAGLAGFGEVAGISHRLQKGLSVGYGYTAIIVAWLAKLNPWGVLLVAVLLAGLLVGGDQLQITMGLPASVALVLQGLILFFVLGGDIFTQYRLRILRAQRAQASQAIEEAGV, encoded by the coding sequence ATGTTGGGCTTCTCATTGCGCCTGGAACGACGGCTAACCCCCTCCCGCACCGTGAGCATGCTGGTGCCCGTCATCTCCCTGGTGCTGGCGCTGCTCGTCGCCGGGATACTGCTCATCCTGGTAGGCGCCTCCCCTTGGGAGACGTACAAGGCGATGGCCATCGGAGCGTTCGGGGGGAAATACAACATCTCCGAGACATTGGTCAAGGCCATCCCCCTGATGCTGACCGGGCTGGCCGTCAGCATCGCCTTCCGGATGCAGTTCTGGAACATCGGCGCCGAGGGGCAATTGGTGATGGGCGGCTTCGCGGCGGCGGGTGTGGCGCTCTTCTTCCCGGAACGCTTCCCCTGGCTGCCCGACTGGTCGCTGCTGCCGCTGATGTTCCTGGCCGCTTTCGCGGTCGGCGCCCTATGGGGGCTGGGGCCCGCGCTGCTGCGAGCGTGGCTGGGCGTCAACGAGATCATCACGACCCTGATGCTGAACTACGTGGCGATCCTGTGGGTGGAGTACTTGTTCGTCGGCCCCTGGAAGGATCCGCAGGGGTTCGGGTTCCCGGGCACCGCCCAATTCCCCAAAGCGGCGTGGCTCCCCCGGATCACGGGACGGGTCCACCTGGGGTTGATCATCGCCATCGTGGCAGCCGTCGTGCTATGGCTGGCGCTCGGCCGCACCAAGTGGGGATATGAGATCCGGGTCATCGGCGAAAATCCACGGGCGGCGCGCTACGCGGGGATCAGCCTGGTGCGCAACATCGTGCTGGTGATGATCGTCAGCGGAGGGCTGGCCGGGCTCGCCGGCTTCGGCGAGGTGGCCGGGATCTCACACCGCCTGCAAAAAGGGCTCAGCGTAGGCTACGGATATACGGCGATCATCGTCGCGTGGCTGGCCAAGCTGAATCCATGGGGTGTGCTGCTGGTAGCCGTATTGTTGGCCGGCCTGCTGGTCGGGGGCGATCAGCTCCAGATCACGATGGGGCTGCCGGCCTCCGTCGCCCTCGTCCTGCAGGGACTGATCCTCTTCTTCGTGCTAGGAGGGGACATCTTCACACAGTACCGGCTGCGCATCCTTCGAGCGCAGAGGGCACAGGCATCACAGGCCATAGAGGAAGCAGGAGTGTGA